One Aspergillus oryzae RIB40 DNA, chromosome 2 genomic window carries:
- a CDS encoding putative acetate kinase (acetate kinase) has translation MSRFNAPDSAASNMTPKSILSVNAGSSSVKITFYTFEQPPKAVANAQISGITAPPATLKYTRGSTNHKEQLKEKLSTPQDAFKFLLQRCFSDPNLSEVTSTDDLAFICHRVVHGGEYERSVVITNETYHHLEKLEDLAPLHNFSALEIIRLCRKELPSVKSITFFDSAFHQTLPDYVKTYPINQDTAKANGLRKYGFHGISYSFILRSVAQFLGKPVEKTNVIAMHIGSGASVCAIKEGRSIDTSMGLTPLAGLPGATRSGDIDPSLVFHYTSEAGKLSPASTKEMHISTAEEILNKKSGWKALTGTTDFAQIAVENPPSPEHKLAFDILVDRILGYIGNYFVKLEGKVDALVFAGGIGEKSALLRKTVIEKCQCLGVAIDASANDKGPSDDQTVMDISKGDGSGPRVIVCQTDEQEMSVSRDKSEI, from the exons ATGTCTCGGTTCAACGCTCCCGATTCCGCCGCCTCCAATATGACACCCAAATCTATCCTCTCGGTTAATGCCGGTTCATCCTCGGTGAAGATTACCTTCTACACCTTTGAGCAGCCCCCAAAAGCCGTCGCCAATGCACAGATCTCGGGGATCACAGCTCCTCCGGCAACGCTGAAATATACTCGGGGATCGACGAACCACAAGgagcagctcaaggagaAATTGAGCACGCCCCAGGATGCTTTCAAGTTCCTTCTGCAGAGATGTTTTTCTGATCCTAACCTATCCGAGGTTACTAGCACTGATGATCTGGCATTCATTTGCCATCGAGTCGTTCATGGCGGAGAGTATGAGCGATCGGTAGTGATCACCAATGAAACCTATCACCACTTGGAGAAACTCGAGGATCTAGCCCCACT GCACAACTTCTCTGCTTTGGAGATCATCCGACTCTGTAGAAAGGAACTACCTTCGGTGAAAAGTATCACATTCTTCGACTCTGCCTTTCATCAGACTCTGCCCGATTATGTAAAGACATATCCAATCAACCAGGATACCGCGAAAGCAAATGGTCTTCGAAAATATGGGTTTCATGGGATTAGTTATTCCTTCATCCTGCGCTCGGTAGCTCAGTTTCTCGGCAAGCCAGTGGAAAAGACTAATGTGATTGCCATGCATATTGGAAGCGGTGCCTCTGTATGCGCGATCAAGGAGGGCAGGTCCATTGACACATC AATGGGACTTACACCCCTAGCTGGTTTACCCGGCGCCACCCGTAGTGGTGATATTGACCCATC GCTCGTATTTCATTACACCAGCGAGGCAGGAAAGTTGAGCCCTGCGAGCACTAAAGAAATGCATATCAGCACG GCCGAAGAAATCCTAAACAAGAAATCCGGATGGAAAGCGCTCACTGGAACTACAGATTTTGCCCAGATAGCCGTTGAGAATCCTCCAAGTCCGGAGCATAAGCTTGCTTTCGACATTCTCGTCGACCGTATTCTGGGGTACATAGGTAATTACTTTGTCAAGTTGGAAGGAAAAGTTGATGCACTCGTTTTCGCCGGCGGCATTGGTGAGAAGAGTGCCTTACTGAGAAAAACTGTCATCGAGAAATGCCAGTGCCTGGGGGTAGCTATTGATGCATCAGCTAATGACAAAGGGCCGTCCGACGACCAGACGGTGATGGATATCTCCAAGGGAGATGGTAGCGGACCGCGTGTAATAGTCTGCCAGACAGATGAGCAG GAGATGAGCGTCTCTCGAGATAAGTCTgagatataa